In Thermodesulfobacteriota bacterium, the genomic stretch CGAGGTTGTGTTTGCTCCAAATAAATACCCTAATTCATATAATGATTTATGCGTAGGTAGAGGACCTGCCGGAAAAGCTTTCAAAACGAGAAAAGCACAATATTTCGAGAAAACAGGAAATGCATGCCTAAGTTTGGAAAATCGTAACCTAACTATTAATCTTGAGAATGTGATACCAAATTTGAATCCGGAATTAGTTTTTGCAATACCCATTCCTATACCAATAATAAAGGATAATGAAATTTTAAAACTCAATCCAGTTGTCGGTGTCTTAAGTATAATCGCATCTGATGCTGCATCTTCATTGTCAAGTTTTAACCCGCAAAATCCGATAAAGAATAGAGAGGATTCAGGAAAACGCTTACATGACATCGTATTAGCGATATTCAATAATCATTTTCTTGAAAAGGAGGAACGATGCCAAAATTAACGAGCGCGATAAATAGCTGGACTGAAACCGAAGAGCAATTTGGATTTGATGGAATGTGTGGCATTCGAATTATCGATCCTGATGATGAGAAACAACGCAAACTGTTAGCCAAGTTACTTGAAAACATTGAAGCTGATGAACAATAGTTCTTTTCAAATCAATATCTCTCTATTTAAAAAGCTGTATATAAAAATTATATATACAGCTTTTTTTATTTAACTAAAACTGTTATTCCACCCCCTACACCCCTCCTCATACTCGCAATCCTTACACCAGAACCCGATCCGGGGAAAGAACATTTGGCCCTCAATCCCTTTTAGGACCTGTTTTGCCAGGTAGAAGAATCTCTGGTAATCGGATTTTCCTCGTACGGTCTCCATGACGTTGATTTTGGGCTTTTTGTTTTTTACGAAATTGACCACCTTAAGCACTTTTGGTGGCTTCTGGTAAAGGACTTCATAGGCGTAGCTATAGGCGGTCAGCTGGATGCTGTTTAGGACATCATCCAGGCTCATGGTCTGCTGAGAGGTCTTGAACTCCACAATCGTGCCGTCCTTCTCGATAAGGTCCATGTACCCTTCGAGGTTGACCGCCAGCTTTTCGCCGGTGGACGGGTTGATGACAGGGACGGTGAAGGGGATTTCAGCCCCTTTTATCTCATTTGCAGGCTCGTGAAAATAGAGCCCGAGGATCTCCTTTGCCAGAAGCACCAGCCTTTCCTCGTCCTCGCCCTCCTTGAAGCGGATATCCATCTCAAGCTTCTGGGCGTACCAGTCCGCCTCTATAATCTTGTATAAGCGCTCCAGCGAGGCTCCGTTGCCGTTCATTCTTTCCCTGTGCAGCCAATCAAGGGCAGAATGGACCGCGCTCCCGAAGGCCAAGCCCGAAGACTTGAAGGAAACCGGCAGCTTATCTATGTACCGGAATTTGTACTTGAGGCTGCACTGCATATAGAGATTTATCCTGCTCGCCGATATGTACTCAGGCATGGCTGTCCCCCTTTGCCTCTTTCAGCAGGCGCTCGATGAGTCTGCTTGCCTCGTTTTTGGAGGCCTCTTTTAAAGAACTGACCTGAAAGGCCTTTAGAAGGTGCTCGTGTGCCTTATCTCCCTCCACTCCCTTATCAGCAAGGAGCCTGAAGAGAAGCCTTTTCTGGGGGAAGGTCATCAGGCCCTCTGTTTTCTCCAAGCTTCCATTACCATTCCCGCCCTTGCCCTTGACACCTCCATTGCCTGTCCGGTTCGCATCTTTCAGAGCCTTGTAGTCGATCAGGAATTCATCGCCGGGCTGAAGAAAGATTTTTACGACCACCTCTCCATGCTTGTTTACTACATTCATGCACTTGGTTCTGTTTTCCATTTTTTATCCCTCCTTTTATTAAAGAACTGCCTTCAGCTTATATTTTTCAAAAGGCTGGGCAAAGGAGGGCAAAGTTGCCGCTAAGGACAATTTTGGCATTCTTTTATTTTTGAGTTGAACCCTTACAATTAAGGAATGCTTGTCACAAATAACAAAAACTCAATAACTCCCTTTGCTGTTACCAACTACCGGCATCTAAGAAAGAGGTTTGGAATAAAAGAGCAGGACCGGCTGGGGCATATGTATGTCATCGGGAAGACCGGCACAGGCAAATCGACGCTGTTGAAAAATCTGATCGCGGCTGATCTACGGAATGGAAACGGGCTGGCCCTGATAGACCCGCATGGCGACTTGGCCGAGGATGTTCTTGATTTAGTACCTGAGGAGCGAATCGAGGATGTGATCTACTTCAACCCGCAGGACCTGGAGTACCCTACCGCTTTCAATCTTCTTGAGAGAGCTACGCCATACAGCCATTACCTGATTGTCTCCGGACTAATCTCGGTGTTCAAAAAAGTCTGGGCTGATTTCTGGGGGCCGCGTCTTGAGCACATCCTGAGGAATGCGCTATTTACCCTTCTGGAGCGCCCTCAAAGCACGCTTTTAGACCTGCCAAGGCTTTTGACGGATAAAGATTTCAGGAAAGGCGTGGTCGGAAGGATAAACCACCAGCAGGTCAGGGACTTTTGGCAATATGAATTTGAAAAATACTCTGCCTGGCTTAAGGCCGAGGCGACCGCGCCTATACTCAATAAAATTGGGCAGTTCCTTACGAGCGTCCCCTTGAGAAGTATAGTGGGCCAACAGGAGAATTCGTTCAGGATTCGAAAAGCAATGGATGAAGGAAAAATCCTTATCGCCAATCTCTCTAAAGGCAAGCTCGGGGAGGACAACGCCGCCCTCTTGGGTGCGCTCCTGGTGACCAGGATACAGCTTGCAGCATTAAGCCGGGCCAATATACCTGAAAAGGACAGGCGGCCTTTTTACCTGTATGTGGACGAGTTCCACAATTTTATTACGAGCTCCTTTACCGACAGCCTCTCAGAGACCCGCAAGTACGGATTAGGCCTTGTGCTCGCCAACCAGTATATCTTTCAGCTCGATGAAAATATACGGCAGTCAATTTTCGGCAATGTGGGAACGATTATTTCGTTCAGGGTCGGGGCTGAGGACGCAAAAAGGCTTGCCCTGGAGTTCAATGGATCAATTGAGGAGCGCGATCTTGTGAGCCTGGAAAACCACCATATCTTTCTTAAGCTGATGATTGATGGAGCCAGCTCAGAACCCTTCAGCGCCATAACACTTCCACCTCCCCAGCCTATACACTCCTTCAAGGAGCAAATCATTGCAAATTCCAGAGCTAAATATTGCAGGCCAAGGAAAGAGGTCGAAAGGGAAATTCTATTGAGGAGGACTCCCCCAAGCACGCCAACAGCCCAGAGGCTGCCGCTTTAGTAATTGCCTTCAAAGGCAAAATCACCCACCTTATCGATTCCCGTCCTCCGTTTTATTCTCTAACCAGATTTGTTCTTTCAAATTTCTTTTCAAAAAGGAGGACTTATGGATTTAGTCGAACTGCTTCAGACGCTCGAAAAACAGCATCCGCTTAAATGGGATAGGAAGCTCAATACCTCAGTAATCGACATGAAAGTTGAAGATGGATCAGCAAAACTGGAAATTCCCGGCAATTACAACTTGCTTGCGATCACTAAGCCGTGCCATCAACAGATAGCCGAGCGTCTTGATATTCCAGTCAAGTATTACAACCGTATGGAGGCCGAGGCTCCCTATCTTCTAGCAGGGAATGTCAATGCCTGGCTGACAAGGATGGAGAAGGATATCTTCGTACGGGGATTGGGGGATGCGGTCCGGGCTTTCTTAAGCAACCGCTACAGGGTAATAGACCATCTCGACTTCCTGTATTGCTCTTTAAACGAGCTTCAGGCAAATAGGGCTGAAATCGAAGACTGCCATCTTTCAGAAACGGAGATGTATGTCAAAGTGCGGAGCCATCATTTGAAGGACGTCATCAGGCACAGGGATGATCTTATAATCGGCGGCCTTCTCCTTACCAACTCCGAGACCGGGCACAAGGCCCTACGTGTCGAGCCGAGGATATTCCGGGTCCAATGCACAAATGGGATGGTCATAGAGAAGCTGACGACCCGCCAGGTCCACCTAGGAAACGGGAACGGTGGGAATGGAGAACTGGACGACGATATGGTCTATCTTGCAATCCGGAGGTCCATAAGGGAGCTTTTCGGGCGCTTCGGCGAGATCGTCCAATCCCTAAGGGATTCTACTGAAATCAAAATCCTGAATCCACAAGGAGTCATAAACAACCTGGTCAAGCATTACGGCTTAAACGAAACCCAGAAGGAAAACATCCTCATGGCCTTTGGCTCGGAGCCTGAATCAGATGCCTATGGCATAGCTAATGCCGTGACCAACGCAGCTCAGAAGGAGGAGAGCTGGGAAGGTAGCCTTGAGCTTGAGAAGATAGGAGGAAGGCTTTTGGCCCTGCCTGCCCAAGGGTTCAAGGCCTTTGATTGCTAAAAAATAGTCAAATGGAGATACCGGATGGTGTCTCCTTTTTATATTATTGACTAAACAATATGGATAAAATATACTAAATCTCTTAAAAATTCCTGAGGGGAGAGGTCATGGGCGATCACATTGAGGCAAATGCGATTCCATTTATAATGTTATTTTCAAAACCCAGAAGAAATGCGGAAGCATTGCCAGGTAGATATGATAATGAACTAGATGTAATGGTATTAGATGTAGCTGGACAGAAGATGCCATTAATTAAAACGAGCTCAATGCCAGAACTTATAACATTTACTAGGGTGCAGCGTGAATCCAATGATGAGCAAGAAAATCCTATTATGCAAGAAACAGTGACCAAGACTGCCGTTTCCAGGGAATCCGACGACCATAGCAACTATTTATTAGAGACGATGACCAAAACATTTACAGAAAGAGAATCAGATGATGATTCTTTAGGTATCAATGAATTATATACAAAAACAGAAGTTGATCGTGAGCAGGAAGACACTTTGATCGGCTTACCAAATGATTATCATTCTTAGTAACCGCGAAGATATAACCGCAGATTATGTCATATTAGAGCTTAGAAAAAGAAAGGTTGATTTCTTTCGATTTAATACAGAAGATTTCCCCCTAAATGTAAAGCTTTCTCTGAATTACGGTACAACTAATTTTCTTCAGACTCCCAATAATAAAATAATCCCCTTTTCCGATATACAAAGCATTTGGTATAGAAGACCCATTCTTCCTGATTTTAATAAGTTCAGATTAGAAAAAGGTGTGGAAGATTTTTGTACTAAGGAATCTTTTGCAGCACTGGAAGGTGCGTGGACTCTATTAGATTGTAACTGGGTGAGCAATCCCTTTAATATCAGAAAGGCAGAAATAAAACCATTTCAATTAAGCGTAGCATCTGAGATTGGATTTAAAATACCGAAAACTTTAATTTCCAACGACTCGGAATTAATCAAAAATTTTTATCTAAAAAACAATAAATGTACGATCGTAAAACCAATAAAAACTTCTGTCGTAAAAAAAGTGGCAGGAGAAGACATAATCTTCACAAGTAGCGTGCAGGATTTTGCTATCGAGAAAGTGAGCAAATGCATTCCAATTCCGTCGATATTCCAAGAAAGATTACCTAAAAAGTACGATATTAGAGTGACTGTTATTGGTGAACAAGTATTTCCAGTAGAAATTCATTCGCAGGATTTTAGGGATTCTATGGTTGATTGGCGGCAAGGGGAAAATCCTAAAATTAAACATTTGAGGCATGAGTTGCCCAAGGATATTTCTGATAAATGTCTTCAATTGAATAAGAGATTGGGCTTGAAATTTTCAGCTATTGATTTTGTTTTTACACCCAATGGTGATTACTATTTTCTTGAAATTAATCCCAATGGTCAGTGGGCATGGATTGAAGAAAGAACTGGCTACAAGTTAACCGAAAGCCTAGTTGATCTTTTATGCTTAGAAAAATAAGAGAATTTTTCTGGCCATTGTTAGAGGGCGAGCCACCTAAGCAAAATGATAGTAGCGTCGATATTATTTTGTATAAATTGGGTGAGAATCAAGAAAATGCCGAAAGACTGCTCGAAATTAGCAAGGATATTTGCGAAGCTGAAAATAAAAGGCTAAATACAGTCGAGGCTAAAGCGACAACGATTTTGGGTGCTACGGGTCTTATTGTTGTATTAATCGCTAATTTTGGCAAATCATTATTTTTTGAAGATAGTCACAGCACCCCGGATAAAGATTTCGCTGTCTATCTTTTTAGTATTATTTTCTCGTTATCTATAATTTATTTTTCTCGTGCCGTGTACTTTGCCATCAAGACTATTAGTAGGCGTGGTTATCACAAAATTAATCCTAATGAACTTATATCAAATTTCAAACACGATACTAAATGGACATATGATATGAGAATTGCAGCTTTTATTTTAGATAAGACTCAAAAAAATTTTTCTATAGTTAATGAAAAAGTTGATTACATGGTGATGGCACAGGAGTATTTTAAGCGTGGTATTTTAATAATTTTATTTGTTGCAATAATTTTATCTTTGAAGCCATTCCTGCCATTCCTTTTGAATTTTCTCCAGGCAATCCATGCTAAATACTGAAGGACATTTGTTAGCATTAAAATTTTATTCTTTTTGACTTTCCACTCTCATAAATCTAAATCAGCTCCGCTTTACAAAGAGGAGCTGTTTTCTTTTTTAAGGTACAATGTGCTTATATCTATCCATTTTTTCAGGATTTTGTCAAGAGTGAGCACCTTTGTAACTGAACCCCTTCTTTCATATAATCGGCTAAGATTAGCTGATTTTCCATTTCCCCTTCGATCTCGCCGTAGCGTATCAATCCCTCTCGATAGAGCCGTTCTTTTTGAAGAATCCGGGAGACCTGTCTTTGTGTCCAGGGTTTTCCATTTCTTAGGACAAAACCCCTTTGAGTAAGCTCGTCAGCAATGTGCTGCCCCGTAAAGCCCTGCTCAGCCAGGTGGAAGACTAATCTAACGCACTCGGCCTCCACTGGATTAATGACGACGCGTTTATTTTCTCTCGTATACCCGTAAGGGAGATTGCCTCCGGGGAATCGTCCTTTTCTGACGCGCTCCTGACGGCCCTTCCGTAATCTCTCGATAATCCCTCGTCTGTTCTCCTCGGCCACAGCTGCCAGTATTTGCCTCATCAAAACGTCTTTGGATTCGCCATTGTACTGAGGTATGTCCGCGATCAGGACCTTGACTCCTAGCTTTTTGAATTCATAAAAGAGGTTTTCGGATATCCGGACCTCCCTTGAGAGCCGGTCCAGGGAAGGAAGAATCAAGACCCCGACCTTGCCTTTTTTGCAGGCCTTCATCAAGCGCCGGAGCTCTTTCCTGTCCTCTTTCACCCCGCTTACAGCCTCGTCCTTGTAAAATCGCTCCACCAACAATCCATTCCGCTCAGCAAAAAGAGAAGCATCCCTGATCTGGATGTCTATCCCATACCCCCTCTTCTTTTGCTCCAGGGTCGAGACCCTGCAATAGGCCACGACCATTTTCTTTTGACGCATACCTCCTGCTGATACTTAAGCTCCTCTTTGTAAAGCGGAGCTAAACCTACTTTCCAGTCTAATGCCTGACAGGAAATCCTGTCAATACGGCCAAAAAACTTGAAAAATGAGGAGGTTAGCCATGAACAGGATAGTGATCACGGTTTTTATGGTCTGTGCACTGCTTTTCGCAACGGAGAGCTATGCAAGCAATGTCAGCAGGGCAAAGGAGTTCATGAAGGCAGGGATGTACCCTCAGGCCATAGCGCTTCTTGAAAAGGAGATATATGGCGACGAGACAAACCAGGCCACGGCAAACCCTGCGAACGCCGAAGCCCATTACCTTCTCGGCGTATGCTTGGTTCAGAATGGCAATTTCAGTCAGGCTGATGAAAGGTTTGCCAGCGCGGTAAAGCTCAATCCGGAGTATGGCTATAAAAT encodes the following:
- a CDS encoding DUF932 domain-containing protein — protein: MDLVELLQTLEKQHPLKWDRKLNTSVIDMKVEDGSAKLEIPGNYNLLAITKPCHQQIAERLDIPVKYYNRMEAEAPYLLAGNVNAWLTRMEKDIFVRGLGDAVRAFLSNRYRVIDHLDFLYCSLNELQANRAEIEDCHLSETEMYVKVRSHHLKDVIRHRDDLIIGGLLLTNSETGHKALRVEPRIFRVQCTNGMVIEKLTTRQVHLGNGNGGNGELDDDMVYLAIRRSIRELFGRFGEIVQSLRDSTEIKILNPQGVINNLVKHYGLNETQKENILMAFGSEPESDAYGIANAVTNAAQKEESWEGSLELEKIGGRLLALPAQGFKAFDC
- a CDS encoding recombinase family protein — protein: MRQKKMVVAYCRVSTLEQKKRGYGIDIQIRDASLFAERNGLLVERFYKDEAVSGVKEDRKELRRLMKACKKGKVGVLILPSLDRLSREVRISENLFYEFKKLGVKVLIADIPQYNGESKDVLMRQILAAVAEENRRGIIERLRKGRQERVRKGRFPGGNLPYGYTRENKRVVINPVEAECVRLVFHLAEQGFTGQHIADELTQRGFVLRNGKPWTQRQVSRILQKERLYREGLIRYGEIEGEMENQLILADYMKEGVQLQRCSLLTKS
- a CDS encoding type IV secretion system DNA-binding domain-containing protein, encoding MLVTNNKNSITPFAVTNYRHLRKRFGIKEQDRLGHMYVIGKTGTGKSTLLKNLIAADLRNGNGLALIDPHGDLAEDVLDLVPEERIEDVIYFNPQDLEYPTAFNLLERATPYSHYLIVSGLISVFKKVWADFWGPRLEHILRNALFTLLERPQSTLLDLPRLLTDKDFRKGVVGRINHQQVRDFWQYEFEKYSAWLKAEATAPILNKIGQFLTSVPLRSIVGQQENSFRIRKAMDEGKILIANLSKGKLGEDNAALLGALLVTRIQLAALSRANIPEKDRRPFYLYVDEFHNFITSSFTDSLSETRKYGLGLVLANQYIFQLDENIRQSIFGNVGTIISFRVGAEDAKRLALEFNGSIEERDLVSLENHHIFLKLMIDGASSEPFSAITLPPPQPIHSFKEQIIANSRAKYCRPRKEVEREILLRRTPPSTPTAQRLPL
- a CDS encoding PD-(D/E)XK nuclease family protein, with the translated sequence MPEYISASRINLYMQCSLKYKFRYIDKLPVSFKSSGLAFGSAVHSALDWLHRERMNGNGASLERLYKIIEADWYAQKLEMDIRFKEGEDEERLVLLAKEILGLYFHEPANEIKGAEIPFTVPVINPSTGEKLAVNLEGYMDLIEKDGTIVEFKTSQQTMSLDDVLNSIQLTAYSYAYEVLYQKPPKVLKVVNFVKNKKPKINVMETVRGKSDYQRFFYLAKQVLKGIEGQMFFPRIGFWCKDCEYEEGCRGWNNSFS